ATAACTCAATGCTCGTTTTGTGCTTCCATCCTATTGACAGATGCGCTTCCTTATAAACACAGTTTGGCGCGCGACTGCCGTGTCAACACAGTTCCGGCATTGACTATCTTAAAGCGGTACGCACACCGACACAGGGTTTGCCCTGGGAGCTCGGCGCACGCAACGGTGCATCTGTGTCGCTGGACCCATCACTAGCGCTACCCTGTTCACCCTTGctcataaatatgaaaaaaaacaaaaacgagactctgacatgaaagcacgtatcgatTTTCTCAGTGAGCAGCAGGTGCTGTTTCCTCCCAtgtaaaagcactcacaggcggctcgGTTTTGactgtgacattaaaaaaaacaacaaaaggaaGGGACTCGCTATTAAAAAatcgaatatttttgtagttgtggcaaagaaaacctgtttgcaatcttctaaatacagtttttaacattagagccctctaggcatgaaataacacccctatagtcacctttacactcgcattaccagatatagtagatataatcagagtaattaagacatgacataacagtacaggccaaaagcttggacacacacaacataagTCCCAACCTCATTaacaaggcaagaaattccactacgTAACCCtgccaaggcacacctgtgaagtgaaaaccatttcaggtgactgcctcatgaagctcatttaGAGAACACCaagcagcgctatcaaaaaagccaagggtggctactttgaggaatccaAAATATAAGAcacatttagagttatttcacactttttttgttaagtacataattccacatgtgttcattcatactTTTGAAAATCAGTCgcaaacgaatcggctctaagagccggctctttgaactGAACAATCGGAGCTGGCTCTCATCTTTGGGAGCCAATTAGTTTTTTCCTTGTCCTTTTTTCTGTCAACGGTGGTTGTCATTGGTCAcgatgtgtggcggcgtctcttgtgttcacactgagcaaggggaggggcggggttaaacacagaGAACACAGAGTGCAACAAAGCAGCACACGAACAGGAGGGAAGGAGATAGTTGTGGAGACACATGAGTCAAAAAGGGTAAGGAAAAATATGAGTGCCAATCTTCAGTAGAGACACAACAGTCACCTGGATGcggctttttgtttttgttttgcactttttaatgtatgttctttgtgtggtgttttgttgaTGCTGTGTTTGATTATAAATAGTTATAAATTTGCATGCAGAGATTTGCCTTGTCTATTGAgacgggtctttgtttttgtattttttaatataatatacactcctgatcaaaatgttaagaccagttgagttgcattttgcacatttggatcttaatgaggttttaagtagagctacaatatgcaaaaacaagaagggggagtgagacaaaaagcatttggagcttgtaatataaccccccccaaaaaaccaaaatgaaataggttgtttatcacctgatcaaaagtttaggaccatcgctcaaaaaataacaaaaaactctccaaacatccatccattttctataccgcttctcctcattagggtcgcggggtatgctggagcctatcccagctgactttgggtgaggtggggtacaccctggactggtggccagccaatggcagggcacatatagacaaacaaccattcacactcattcatacctatggacaatttagagtctccaatgaagctaacatgcatgtttttggaatgtgggaggaaaccggagtacccggagaaatatgcaaaaacaagaagggggagtgacacaaaaaacatttggaacttgtaatttaaacaacaacacaaaaaaaaaaaaatgaaataggctgtttatcacctgatcaaaagtttaagaccacaggctataaaaagccaaaatctgtcaggcattcacactgtcatgccctcccgatggttaaagctaagaagctttctcttcttgaacgtggtgggattgtggagctgcataagcgaggcctctcgcagcgtgccattgctgctgaggtaaGACAGTCAAGACATTTTTAGAAAGaccctgagcattatggaacaaaaaaagtcaagtagtagaaaaaaaatcacacctgcgctcagccggaggatccgatgtccatcaagacacagggcggtctacCACCCACTttaaggtccttactggtgccgactgcagcacaataaccatcagacggcatctgagggaaaagggtttaaaaaacaaaaaaggaattcaaagacctcgtctccttcaacgccacaaaagtgcccgtttagactttgccaggcagcatcaaacatgggacattgaaaggtggacaaaagttttattctctgatgagaaaaaatgtaaccttgacggtccagatggcttccaacgttactggcatgacaaggagatcccacctgagatgttttctacccggcacagtggaggggggtccatcatggtgtggggtgctttttcattcagtggaacaccggagcttcaggtggtgcaggggcgtcaaacggatgcagatgttgcagcgggcatccctcatgactgagggccctcgtctgtgtggtaacagctgggttcttcaacaggacaacgctgcagttcacaacgctcgcttgaccaaggacttcttcagggagaataacatcactcttttggaccatcctgcatgttcccctcatttaaatcccatagagaacatttggggatggatggcaagggaagtttatcaaaatggccatcagttccagacagttgatgtccttggtgaagccatcttcaccacttggagcaatgttcccacgagcctcctggaaacactcgcatcaagcatgcccaaagccctttttgaagtgatgaacaagaatggtggagcgcctcattactgagtcctactgagaacattttttgttctggttgggagagttttttgtttaacttttgatcagctgataaacagcctatttcagtttaattgttgttttcaataaattactttttcaaaatgctttttgtgtcactcccccttcttgtttttgcatattgtagctctacttaaaacctcattaagatccaaatgtgcaaaatctatcaatttttcaactggtcttaaaattttgatcaggtctgtattatacattttttgtagctgttcattgaggctttcaataaatccatttaaacaTTTGATATTATGTATTTTCCACATGAGTAgtttattttacacaatacacatacttaggtaataaattaatttaagactacaaaaaatctgaggagccacttgagaTCCAAAAAAGGCTATCTTttgtgagccgagccaaaagaaccgtctCTCTAAAAGATCCggaatttccatcactactTTGAACTGCTGTATATGTAGCGAGGGCGACTGTATGGACAATACAGATTGATACGGCGTTTGTCACACTCTACCGCCCTCTGGTGGCGTACTGGCACGTGACGGGCCACGGAACCATGACTCTCTGAATTTAGGGAATTTCATCACCACTTTTTAAAagacttttatttgttttttactgaatTTGTCAATGCAAGTGCATGAATCAACATACAGTTGACGGTGTACTATTTATGAAGATTCTTGTCCCGCAGAGATCTGTGCTATTTAATTCCATTCGACTTATTAGTAATATTCTTTCctgttgttatttttgacaaCGTCTCCACAggcggaggaggaagaggaggaggagatccaGGCAGCCTTCCTCAGTTGGCTGCACACGCAGTGTCACCAACCCTTGGCATGTTTGACGCCACGCTCCGGCTCCATCCTCCTACACGCCACCGATGGTGAGTCACAGGTACATAATCTCAGGAATACACGACACGGACAACAGTATGGACATGCTGTCTTGTTTTGTCTTTCCAGCCAAGTTAGAGTTCACTGTGACGGTCCTgaaaccagaaccagaaccagagAGCGACCCGCCAGACCAGCTGTTTCTGCTCACGCCTTTGGGCTTGCAGAAGAAACACATACATGTTTGTTGAATTGAATCTGTTATTGACATCATTTTCAGCCCCAGGAAGCTCACGTGTCGTTCTCCACGTTTAGGTAGTCAGAGAGCCTACCGTCACGTCATCTGCCGACGCGGAACCCGACCCACCAAAGCCAGAACTTCCCTCATTAGCTTCACTAGGGTGAGTCTCTCCTCTCCATAGAGCCTTATCACTGTTTATCACGATGACAACACTTTGTTTTCCCTCAGTGGTGTTGACATGGTGAGCAGGAGAAGCTTTGAGTTCATCTCTCACAGTCTGCTAGCTTCACCACTGTCCAGAGAGCTGGGAGTCATGGCACGGGGCCTCAGAGGAGGAGCGCTGCTCATCACTGGCGCCAAGGTGAGAGAGACATCAGCACCTGTTCTATGTTGTGTCAACGTTTCCATTTAAGAGCTCTTTCTTAGGGTTTGCATCTTGCATGTCGCAAAGATAAGCTCAGcaaaacactcttaatgcttcgatcaaggttttatgctgccgattctgatcaTCATGAGCGAGATCGCCTGATATCcgtacatttttcttttcatttatgatgagtgctattcaTCAGGAGTGTTGTTCgacactgaaaaatcccccgcaacaaatttacatgttatagaccctgtcctgtccaacgcggccagcggccacccattttgtctcccttggacaatatctgaccgcatatagcggccaaattaccaactcaagtagaagcttcatgcacgaaaaagttttgtttttcaatcaatgaagccgtcgtgtgtagactttaattgctgagtcctagctcagtcacaatcattcacaagatccacacaaactgtcagttgttccacataaaaaagccgtctttttttgagcttgctatttcctggtcaaacatgtaacttgaagagcatttgcaccaaaacattaccacaaagtaggctgggaacaggacgtgctcccagcgacgctacaataaaaaataaaaaaacatacgcgagcatgcatgcggcagcaggagcaaatctgagtttggttgtacttaattgaagtattttacaatgtactcacgttatttttcatccatcctcatccacaaatccatcaaagtcctcatcttctgtattcaacacaaaaaaagacgtcttcttttccgttcgctactagtctgttaacttgtcagtgttattcagctccgaagcaaagaaggaaacttctgctgtttcttctgccaactttatttattgaacgcggccaccagacagcagctcagaacacacacacatctctcagcatcgtctccccttcctgcttgcccacaaggcaaaggttaaacaagccccactacatagctgtccagccaatgcctgtaacaagtgacaccgtttatttcctggtgtgagacaatgtgcacaatgtgggtcaatactgtaatgccgcttgttgtggggaaggagagactcacgtcgccgatgcactttaatggctttattaacagcggagaacactgcaggactttacatccacgccaacataaacacacttcccaactctctccaaactcacagctagcactgagcctagctctcctgctcgggacgcccaccgtcacttcccgtcacttcctgatgaactaaagctgtaatgacactctgccgtataaaaagtaaaatattaaaaacaagcgtaagacattactagcacagctttgttctgtgggtggtggatatattctatcagttattattaagcctctagcttccttttagtaagtaaaaaccttggctatgattgcactacattgtcatgtagacctacaaagtacacttggaagaacaagaggtgaataaatgtattgcaactgatgtgaaactgatgaggggtaggattaaataagctttgctttttcctactcctttttggacatgcaaaattgtgaattgtactttgtgatgtgctactgtttgactcatgcatgttcaggatgaattaaaatcatgaaccatgataataacaagcctagtagtgctgtacaacatttatccgcagtccgcagtgccctctactggtcaacattattattattatttttttcccccttttttttcctctactggtcaacattcaaactggatgccaacttgtctatagaggccacctgtctatagcggccacttttgcagactccctctagtggccgctatagacaagtttgactgtatttgacaCGAACccgaatttaatttgatgcatgttttggagtcattcaaatacatgggaaataaattgttcaataatttattttttagcaaTCAGCGCATCCCTACACTTTATATGAACAAAAGTTATGGGATGCACCTTTATCCATCAATTAAACAATCACAGGTTGGGCTTCATCTTAgtaaaacattttggacaattgtatgcttccaactttgggGGTGAGGTCCTTTTttgttcccagtgcacaaagcagggTCCATAAGGGCATGTTTAGAGACAACACAACACTTCTTGAATACGAATACTATCTTTGTAAGTGTTTTCTGTAGTtatagtgcaggtgtacctcatgAAGGTGTGCATTGTGTTTACCAGGGCAGTGGAAAGAGCGCGCTCTCTCGAGCCCTCTGCAGGAGAGCAGGAGATGAACTGGATGCGCACGTGGAGGTGTTGGAGTGCAAGAAGTTGCAAGGTGGAGAGAAGACACGACACACTTGCGCTGCGTTGTGGGTTTATTGCGATGATATAACGCGTGTGTGTTTTATCCTATCCCAGGAAAACGGGCGGAGACGGTGCGACAGACGCTGCAGGACGTTTTCATGCAGGCGCAGTGGAAGCAGCCCTCCGTGGTCCTGCTGGATGACCTGGACCATGTGACCCGGGCGCCCACCTCACCGGAGCACGAGCATGGGCCCGAAGCGCTGCTTCACCTGCACGTTGCACAAagtacacaacacacacacacacacatttataaatatagtgtaAGATTGTGGAGTGAGTGTTGGTGTTTGCAGGCTTGATGGACATTGTGGACCAACTGGTGGACTGCAACAGTCTGATATGTTTGATTGTCACCAGCGTGACTCAGCAGTCCTTATACAACGACCTCACCTGTGTACGAGGAACACACTTCTTCCAGGGATTCACACACATAGAGCCACCTGACCAGGTTGGATTGTAGTTTATTGTATTTCATTCTTTCTATATATCCATCTACTTATCTATCCGTCTTTGGAcgaggggtgtcatgagacactcgaCGAGACGAAACACAAGATTGGATCTACGAGAACCCGATGAGATTTGTATATAACATTtgtatatatgacaatatattgcaatctactaattgaatttctattacgttaccttgcattgctcctcacgaggctacactcttgtGCATGCTGTGTGCATGCTAtcgcccccgcctccacccatcgagacaaagagactgtatgactgacaaaagggctgactcctttcatgctgttgttctatggaacaaacgtgccaagttgctgaaagcaatgcacagagtgaactctctttctgcctgtttggaggcgagagacgaggaaaacagacacgcatgcacatggcaaaatcatccagttcatttttattttattttgtatgattaatttatttatcgtCCCATACTTACTGCCcatgagacaattttttttctcaacgagaaatcttgtcacgttttattcTTGTGCGATCctgtgacacccctgctatcTACACAATCACGCTCCGACACAAACACACTCTACCTACACTAAATAacagttacacacacacaaatacgcaCGATTAAACAGGAACACACATAAGACACACTACTTTCACGCACAAGCAAAAACGCACATCACAGCctcacacacacgtaaacacaaATGCGCACTTGAATGTACACAAACAGTCCtacacacactgacacaaagACACACCTCACATTGACACACATCAGCTGTTATCTAACACACGTACGCCGCGTGTGTGCGCAGGCTCAGAGAGCAGACATCTTGCGTCATCTGATCCAAACAAGGTGCCCTCAGAGCTCTGCGACCTTCTACCTGGAGACTGTTGCCAAGGAGACGGAGGGTTATGTGCCCCAGGATCTGGTGGTGCTGCTGGAGAGAGCTGTCCATGCCAACGCTGCACGAGGGGGATGCCATCACCACGGTAAACCTCATAAATGTTGTTTATAAATGAGTAGTTGACCGTCTTGTGTGTTTTCCAGGTTTGCGTCTGTCTCAGCAGGACTTTGAGCAGGCTCTCAATGGCTTCACCCCCCCCTCCCTTTGGGGGGTGGACCTCCATACGCCGAGTGGAGGTGGGCTGGATGGGGTGGGGGGACTGACGGAGGTGCGACAGCAGCTCATGGACACCATCCTGCTCCCTGCCAAGGTACACACACGCCCATCCTGCTACAACACATAAACGTCCTTGGATCAGGTCATAGTCGCTCACTAGTTGATTGGGGTTCTTTTGCTGCAGTATCCCATCCTGTTCGCCAATCTTCCCATTCGCCATCGCTCGGGCATCCTGCTCTATGGCGCTCCGGGCACCGGGAAGACCCTGCTGGCCCGAGCCGTGGCTAAAGACAGCGGCATGAACTTCATTGCCATTAAGGTGATCTTGGCTGTGTGTCTGCAGACCCTCAGactggaatgaatgaattcatatgTCTTTGGCTCCATCAGGGACCAGAACTTCTGAGCAAGTACATTGGAGCAAGTGAAAAGGGGGTCCGAGATGTCTTCCAGAGGTGAGATTGGAAAGAAGCTGATCCCCTCCTATTCACGGTTCGACATTCGCTCTCCCGCATATTCATGGACTCCCTTTTTCTGCTTTAtgttgtaaatatatatatttttaaattgtaactaaagtggtttgatggcactAGAGTGTTAAAAGCTATGAGTCCAGCACAAGGGGCTGTCTCACAAATTAACCACAGAATCTCCTAAAGTCGCTGGGGGCGGGATCTACAAAAGCCTGAGCCtctaatcatccatccatccatccatccattttctatgccgcttatcctaattaggatcgcttgggtatgctggagcctatcccagctgactttgggcgagaggcggggtacaccctggactggtgtccagccaaaggcagggcacatatagacaaacaagcattcacactcacattcatacctatggacaatttagagcctccaatgaagctaacatgcatgtctttgcaatgtgggaggaaacccacgcatgcacggggagaacatgcaaaatccacacagagatgccaaagcCGAgattctgactgtgtggccaagatgctcaccacttggccaccgtgtggccgccTCTAATCAGCGCTGGTCAAAAAGTATCatgagtaggcctgtcacgataatcaataaatcaattttgcctgctgtgataaattgaCGTGTTGGTGCGAGTGAGGCGTAAGCAAGAGTGCTGCTAGTGAGTGTCGtgaggagtaacaagcaagcaaacgcaAATGAGTGATTCTCCTGAAAAGCCTACCAGCTAATGAGTATTCACAGGTGTACTAGCAAGGTGCAGTTAACTTTGGAGGGTCACGACGCACAGACTgcagtgatttgaagccataGCCGTGTGAAAATATGCTGCGAATGCTTTCTTGCTGCCTGTTGTGTATGAAACTCCATCTAATGTTAAATTTCAtcctcattttgtgacatgaaaaagtttgtgacaaagacagtgaaataaaaaatactaaacGGTGGAACTAACgtttcagctgccgtgattcCCCAAGTATGACACCTcaaatgcattttgctgcatccaaaatatGCGCTTTGACCGAACTCCCACAAAACATGACACCTCATTAAACGTGAACAGCGCATCCCACACAGAATTGCATATGCAAacgagctgacgtctgcatcgACACCGTGTGAACTTCAGAGCATTTTCGATTATTTcccccttttttgttgttttttgtttcccaATATTCAGTAAATAACGAAAGTGACAtcgattcaaaatcagaaataatgattgattatgatttttatggaagtgcaatttttgctaaaagagacactTATTTTCATTGGAGtgcttttgtctttttatgtttgtttattttattaagtTGTTAATTAACttaattttaatataattttatttcaaagctcttgacattccaaatacactaagtccccaactaacgaacacaattggttccagacgagcgttcttatgtcgaattgttcttaagtagtggaaaaggtaatattagcaatgatataggtactacatgtacgtgtatacatatacagtatatgtgtatgtatgtaaatatgagtttggatgcagtagtaatattaaaccaggataattaatgaaaaaaacaataaaaatgatataatacgtaatgataaatgttatttacctttgaagaggagtggtcgagcatacgttgttgtggaggagttggaggaggagttattgaaaaaaaaggacaaatggtcgtcgtggttagactcttctaaaagaggtagtgttctgtgggtggtgtagaattaagcaggcctattaactcttcagaaactttaatcacacgctctgtccgggttgtagaatttagctttccatttagctttatctccccagcgtctaactcttcctctgttggtcccattagcagtgtcacagtgccctctactggtcaagcatgtacagtagcagtagaaatactgattgtgcgactacaaggcaaaataaaataaaatatagaccagtcggcttgtgttcgtatccgcgagtgttcgctagtcgggtgttcgtaagttggatTATTATGCCACATGTGATTGCATTCAAGAAAGAATGGTCtacataaatgtaataatttttaGGATTATCGCCCAGCAAAATGTGTCATGGTGACAGCCTAATCATGAGTGATCAGCATCCAACTGCTTTATCTCGCTCTGCATGCacgttaaaatgttgctactcagctgttggtggtTGTTGTTGAGCAGTTTACGCCTTAGTGCGATTGCatcattggttctgttgctgctgtgttgtgtacAATGTGCCTGTTCACCACGTGGTCACGGAAAGTCATGTTGTCCTTTTGactttttcatgcactccagattattattaaaacaaaagaaatgaaCTTGTGATAAACACCTCATCTATGAACGGTAATCTGCAACTGCAGTGGCGTTGTATAATATTAGTTAAATTACATGCCAATGAAAATTCTTCCCCACTAGGTGGAGCAATGACACTAATCCGAGCTCCATTCCAAGTGGGCCATTGCAGGGTACATGGTGGTGGTCTACCTGCGTGTGCACTGTGCTAacgttgtgtgtgtttatgttgccaTGCAGGGCTCAGGCAGCCAAACCTTGCGTCCTCTTCTTTGACGAGTTTGACTCTCTGGCGCCCAGGAGGGGTCACGACAGCACGGGCGTGACGGACCGCGTCGTCAATCAGCTGCTGACCCAACTGGACGGCGCCGAGGGACTAAAAGGTGttccatatatactgtatcatataCCATGTTGTGTCACATGAGtgagaatgtgtttttttttctaggtGTTTATGTCCTCGCTGCCACCAGTCGACCGGACCTCATCGACCCGGCTCTTCTGCGACCCGGACGCCTGGACAAGTCGCTGTACTGCCCCCCGCCTGAACAGGTATGATGTGTTTAATAGCAGGAGCATCAAAGTTGTTGTTAGTCTTGATGGTGCTGTTGGCTCACAGGAGGACCGGCTGGCCATCCTGAAGGTTCTGAGCGCAGGAGTCCCCATGGCGGCTGACGTGGACCTGGAGATGCTAGCTGCCCAGACCGAAGGCTTCACCGGGGCGgacctaaaggcactgctgtaCAACGCCCAGCTGGAGGCGCTAAACAACAGCCTGGATGCTGACGCTACAACACACGTAAGACTTTCATTAAAGGGTTTCCGCTGCATGTAATTGATGGTGGCGCTCCACcacagcaaaataaaagccaccacgCCTTGAAAActaggtttttgtttttagatgaaaacaatgttaactaATACAtcgtatgaatggacatatatgcgatatcaggggtgcccacgAAAGCCATcgcaaaggtagtgtgggtcgtgTGTCGCCTACATCgtaaacatcactttgtagatTTTATATGACATCCGTCATCCGACATAAggccccctcctgattcactcTTGTGCCTCCGCGCAAAAAAATTGGAGAacacggataatgcaacttccatctttattattcagatCAGCGATAAACTAAGTCAGTGTTAAGATGCTCTTAtctacaacaaaagttatccattcACTTGTAGTGGCTAGTGGCTAGCTGCACGTCACGTCCTGAAcgccactatagaaatgtgtgttttctacaagtTCGCTTGTCAAACTACTATtttatgatgaattggaaaacgTGTCCATTGCTGTCAGatgtttaatatgttgcctgGACGTGGGCTGCGTTGTCTTTTGTGTAATCATTTTCAGTTGTTGCATACTGgtaatgttaaataaaatgctaactgaactgtgtgtataACGAACGCTACGTAGTTATTTTGACTAACATAACCGGAACTCAACTATTGATGAATTATGTGTACCATAAATTccgctgtataagctgctacttttttcttaaacgttGAACCCTGGCTTATACAGCACTGCGGCTAATTTctgaccatgttctaatctcgtgacatctcttatacttcagaactactaataATCTTTTAAATGCTCTGCCGCTCCTTAGTCAGCGAGGGAacggcaggagccaatcacgatgAGCTCGTCAACCCATCAGGGCTCAGGGAGCTCATGACTTGGCCAATCAACTGCTCCGctggacgaaatgcattatggggaagaagtttaaatagtttttacaattttaaacaTGTACtggtaccgtattttcacgaccataaggcgcaccgaATCAAAAGGTGCAGTCTGAGTtccaggtgctatttttgtattaaacacATACGCAAGgtgcaccgtattattgggcgcaggtatcCACGCTAAAACATTCCCTGTCactcagaagtcagtgaggaagcgacagtgctttatttctttggacAAGTTAAGAacagaactctcattcagtttatcgaacccacttgaaatcaggaaggtcatcactcaacacaacagtctcagtcatggtgcacaaacacaaacatcacacagcaacgcaaacagacaagacactaccgctacttttgcagaacaataactaccaactatgtagctcaaacatgtaactttaagagcatttgcaccaaaacactaccgcaaagcacgccggGGAACAGAAAGTGCTCCctgcgacgctacaatacgctagcatgcttgctattgtatgtttttaaaaagccagcgagagcaaaactgagttgggttgtactttattgaagtatttaacaatgtactcacgttgtttttgatcaatcctcatccacaagtccatcaaagtcctcatcttttatatcccaaatgaagagcggggcaagttctccatcaaacacgccaggttccctgtcgtcgttgtcagtcagtctcgttgccgtgcggcgcctcagaaatgatgctggcttttgtgaaagctccaacaacagtgcatcagacacgttagccctagcatccacaatccattagtgaagctgtgttcgccagctgtcatccatcgctccc
The DNA window shown above is from Dunckerocampus dactyliophorus isolate RoL2022-P2 chromosome 20, RoL_Ddac_1.1, whole genome shotgun sequence and carries:
- the pex1 gene encoding peroxisome biogenesis factor 1 isoform X2; this translates as MFSSHGIQPVTVVLSNTKNCFLHLSSKLISHLSLNENQALELSSSHGPPVFLSWALNRSSSSSFDSHRVEMCRHLGEKLGLQDGEEGFLRPCQQVSSVNRVFVEPLSSDDWEILELHSGMLEQQLLDQIRVVFQNAVFPVWVDNHTVIFIQIASLLPSVPYGRLEPFTELIVSPKNHGSRPEGLSQPPHCLSDPQSQTMPSSVPQSQQWGGIADLKSLFGYMTKGTCDPIKELPSVPDVPALLKDSLYRVSGVPPLSPSAMSHVAPGVLHVFPWSVGSDSVIAGGPPVVTYGLLSTVPSPKEAKDRAKLAAEKKKDGADRGEEVKAEEATLVRLICHDVDEVAGEQRRPSEGMLHCGRVWIPAPLTSRLNISPHSTVRIKPVRSTVKVAASIRLQPLNPLAEEEEEEEIQAAFLSWLHTQCHQPLACLTPRSGSILLHATDAKLEFTVTVLKPEPEPESDPPDQLFLLTPLGLQKKHIHVVREPTVTSSADAEPDPPKPELPSLASLGGVDMVSRRSFEFISHSLLASPLSRELGVMARGLRGGALLITGAKGSGKSALSRALCRRAGDELDAHVEVLECKKLQGKRAETVRQTLQDVFMQAQWKQPSVVLLDDLDHVTRAPTSPEHEHGPEALLHLHVAQSLMDIVDQLVDCNSLICLIVTSVTQQSLYNDLTCVRGTHFFQGFTHIEPPDQAQRADILRHLIQTRCPQSSATFYLETVAKETEGYVPQDLVVLLERAVHANAARGGCHHHGLRLSQQDFEQALNGFTPPSLWGVDLHTPSGGGLDGVGGLTEVRQQLMDTILLPAKYPILFANLPIRHRSGILLYGAPGTGKTLLARAVAKDSGMNFIAIKGPELLSKYIGASEKGVRDVFQRAQAAKPCVLFFDEFDSLAPRRGHDSTGVTDRVVNQLLTQLDGAEGLKGVYVLAATSRPDLIDPALLRPGRLDKSLYCPPPEQEDRLAILKVLSAGVPMAADVDLEMLAAQTEGFTGADLKALLYNAQLEALNNSLDADATTHDGLTGDMSLSSMLFPNHSCSSDEPVDEGDAGVGPEPSNHHQQNHGGNLWRLYFGNSLESECGNPPAAADVCIAQPDSLTYDRPACALAPTLPPIIMSSLRGGLEELSDERLQRLQEDVHHIKINHRRAKGERARGQSASSRPGFLLCHAHLHAALDVTRPSLSTDDWSRYTTLYEAFRGSGAGVSAQTFRPGQRVTLA